The following are encoded together in the Pedobacter sp. D749 genome:
- a CDS encoding alpha-galactosidase, with product MKRKNTYFFLLLMAIALNGFAQKTIEITTKNNVLILETDRDNTLLSTYLGKKLDNAGEYPGIQALDKYKPGSDDLLNKREAYIASGSLNLLEPALTVTHNDGNKSTVLTFFDVKTEQLDQNRKLTSIILKDLKYNFQVTLKYLAYFNENVIEQWTEIRHQEKGTVVLNKYASANLTLSGKKFFLKNQYSGATREMRSEEQQLLHGIKTIDSKLGTRTNLLHSSSFMVSIDQPATEDLGEVIAGSLAWTGNFKLDFETFDEYYLRVTAGINNFSSNYTLKAGENFVTPRFIYTYSSAGKGLASRNLHDWARNYQLLDGKGERSTILNNWETTYFDFNDEKLNELTKDTKKLGVDVFLLDDGWFGNKYPRNGSTAGLGDWQYNRQKLKNGISALGKEATASGVKFGIWIEPEMVNPKSELYENHPDWIIRQPERKEYYMRNQLVLDLTNPRVQDFIYKTVDDIFMEVPEVAFIKWDCNSLIYNANSPTLKNQDHFYLEYIRGLNSVLDRIRKKYPKTPMMLCAGGGSRVDYAALQYFTEFWPSDNTNPYDRIFIQWEYSYYFPAIAIDNHITDMGKQPIKFKTDVAMMGKLGYDVRVNELSKNDLLFSQNAVKTYNSFKDIIWHGQQYRLQDPYENKIASIAYVNESKDQAIVFNYYVATLFTNGVILPIKLRGLDSAKRYKIEEINLYPGVKSPIDSTKVYSGDFLMKVGFNPEANAYRTSVVLKIQAI from the coding sequence ATGAAAAGAAAAAACACCTATTTTTTTTTACTGTTAATGGCAATAGCGCTGAATGGCTTTGCGCAAAAAACAATAGAAATCACAACAAAAAACAATGTGCTGATTTTAGAAACAGATCGTGACAACACTTTATTATCAACCTACCTTGGCAAAAAACTAGACAACGCGGGCGAATACCCGGGCATACAGGCATTAGATAAATATAAGCCTGGCTCTGATGATCTTTTAAACAAACGTGAAGCTTACATTGCCTCCGGCTCGCTTAATTTATTAGAGCCGGCATTAACCGTCACCCATAACGATGGAAACAAATCGACGGTATTAACATTTTTTGATGTAAAAACTGAACAGCTGGATCAGAACAGAAAATTGACCAGCATCATCCTTAAAGATCTAAAATACAATTTTCAGGTGACCTTAAAATACCTGGCTTATTTTAATGAAAACGTAATTGAGCAGTGGACTGAAATCAGGCATCAGGAGAAAGGCACAGTAGTGCTCAACAAATATGCTTCAGCAAATCTTACGCTGAGTGGAAAAAAATTCTTCCTTAAAAACCAATATAGCGGTGCTACCCGCGAAATGCGATCGGAAGAGCAGCAATTACTGCATGGCATAAAAACCATCGATTCGAAACTGGGAACCAGAACAAACCTGCTTCATTCTTCTTCTTTTATGGTTTCGATAGATCAGCCTGCAACTGAAGACCTGGGTGAAGTAATTGCCGGATCGCTGGCATGGACCGGAAACTTTAAGTTGGATTTTGAAACTTTTGACGAGTATTACCTCCGGGTAACTGCCGGGATCAATAATTTTTCTTCTAATTATACTTTAAAGGCTGGCGAAAATTTCGTTACCCCCCGCTTTATTTATACTTACTCATCGGCAGGAAAGGGTTTAGCCAGCAGGAATTTGCACGATTGGGCCAGAAACTATCAGCTATTAGATGGCAAAGGCGAAAGGTCTACCATCTTAAACAACTGGGAAACCACTTATTTCGATTTTAATGATGAGAAACTAAATGAATTGACTAAGGATACCAAAAAATTAGGTGTTGATGTTTTTTTATTGGATGATGGCTGGTTTGGCAATAAATATCCACGTAATGGCTCTACTGCTGGTTTGGGCGATTGGCAGTATAACAGACAAAAATTGAAGAATGGCATCAGTGCTTTGGGTAAAGAGGCCACCGCTAGCGGTGTAAAATTTGGCATCTGGATAGAACCTGAAATGGTAAACCCTAAAAGTGAGCTGTATGAAAACCATCCCGATTGGATAATCAGACAACCTGAAAGAAAAGAATATTACATGCGCAACCAGTTGGTGCTGGATTTAACCAACCCCAGGGTTCAGGATTTTATTTACAAAACAGTTGATGATATTTTTATGGAAGTACCTGAAGTTGCCTTCATTAAATGGGATTGTAATTCTCTGATATACAATGCCAATTCCCCTACGTTAAAAAACCAGGATCATTTTTATCTTGAATATATCAGGGGATTAAACAGCGTACTGGATAGGATTAGAAAAAAATACCCTAAAACGCCAATGATGCTTTGTGCCGGAGGTGGTTCAAGAGTTGATTATGCTGCACTACAATATTTCACCGAATTTTGGCCCAGCGATAATACCAATCCATACGACCGGATTTTTATTCAATGGGAATATTCGTATTATTTCCCTGCTATTGCAATAGATAACCACATTACCGATATGGGTAAACAGCCTATTAAATTTAAAACAGATGTGGCTATGATGGGAAAACTCGGTTATGATGTACGCGTAAATGAGTTAAGTAAAAATGATTTGCTTTTTAGCCAGAATGCCGTTAAAACCTATAATAGCTTTAAAGATATTATCTGGCATGGCCAACAATACCGTCTGCAGGATCCATATGAAAATAAAATAGCTTCAATTGCTTATGTTAATGAGTCAAAAGATCAGGCCATTGTTTTCAACTATTATGTGGCTACCCTGTTTACAAACGGTGTGATATTGCCGATTAAACTAAGAGGATTAGATTCAGCTAAAAGGTATAAAATAGAAGAAATTAATCTCTACCCTGGCGTTAAATCGCCGATTGACAGCACCAAAGTTTACTCTGGCGACTTTTTAATGAAAGTAGGCTTTAATCCGGAAGCAAATGCTTACAGAACCAGCGTAGTTTTAAAGATCCAGGCTATATAA